Proteins encoded within one genomic window of Triticum urartu cultivar G1812 unplaced genomic scaffold, Tu2.1 TuUngrouped_contig_5284, whole genome shotgun sequence:
- the LOC125529017 gene encoding pathogenesis-related protein PRB1-2-like, producing the protein MEYSPKLAVVVLLALASAMAVTAQNSEQDFVDAHNAARADVGLGEVTWDATVAAFAQDYADQRRGDCQLVHSGGQYGENLYGGGGGGTAAIGCARVVCDSGDGVFIICSYNPPGNFPGVSPY; encoded by the coding sequence ATGGAGTACTCGCCGAAGCTAGCAGTAGTGGTGCTCTTAGCTCTCGCGTCCGCCATGGCGGTCACGGCCCAGAACTCGGAGCAGGACTTCGTGGACGCCCACAACGCGGCGCGCGCTGACGTGGGCCTTGGGGAGGTGACATGGGACGCTACCGTGGCAGCCTTCGCGCAGGACTACGCGGATCAGCGCCGCGGCGACTGCCAGCTGGTACATTCAGGCGGGCAGTACGGGGAGAACCTCtacggaggcggcggcggcgggaccgCGGCCATCGGTTGCGCCCGCGTCGTCTGCGACAGCGGCGACGGTGTGTTCATCATCTGCAGCTACAACCCGCCAGGCAACTTCCCCGGGGTGAGCCCGTACTAG